In the genome of Halapricum salinum, one region contains:
- a CDS encoding RNA-guided endonuclease InsQ/TnpB family protein: protein MAWDHCQSKSDLQRLAYDTIRDQTELGSQHAILACHQAADNIASCIAQRNAGQEVSKPNYTSPTVAYDSRTMTLYRDAEQVSLTTSGDRSRVRADLVLPPDEDGYQDQYLDSDEWELAESTLHHRGGEWYLHIGFRKLKPERQTTENGTVLGVDLGVSQIAVTSTAGFYSAGKLNHERREFDRLRRSLQAHGSRNAHRTLESVGEKEGEYVKHTLHRVAKELVEEALRYNCNGIVFEDLEGIRERLPAADWHSEWAFDRLFNYVEYKASFEGLFVDTVNPKNTSIRCAECGYIHESSRQSRSEFECGNCGNRNHADYNAAKNIAETYLWREQQSSRRRGVSQYALKSGTMRLNRGFIPYSEQSEVESMDKSRSNSESTRMSDHGRDS from the coding sequence ATGGCGTGGGATCACTGCCAATCGAAGAGTGATTTACAACGGCTGGCGTACGATACGATCCGTGACCAGACAGAGCTCGGCAGTCAGCATGCTATCCTCGCTTGCCACCAGGCTGCGGATAATATTGCGTCGTGCATAGCACAACGAAACGCTGGTCAAGAAGTATCGAAGCCAAACTACACGAGCCCGACGGTGGCCTATGACAGTCGGACGATGACACTGTACCGAGACGCAGAGCAGGTTTCGCTGACAACATCTGGAGATCGTTCACGCGTACGTGCTGACCTCGTTTTGCCTCCGGATGAAGACGGCTATCAGGACCAATATCTCGACAGCGACGAGTGGGAGCTAGCCGAATCGACACTTCATCACAGGGGTGGCGAGTGGTACCTCCATATTGGATTCCGAAAGCTGAAACCCGAGAGACAGACGACCGAGAACGGAACGGTTCTCGGCGTCGATCTTGGCGTTTCACAGATTGCAGTCACGAGCACTGCCGGTTTCTATTCGGCGGGCAAGCTAAACCACGAGCGACGAGAGTTTGATCGTCTCCGTCGGTCACTACAGGCCCATGGTTCGAGAAACGCCCATCGTACTCTCGAATCTGTGGGTGAAAAAGAAGGCGAATACGTGAAACACACCCTCCATAGAGTTGCAAAGGAACTCGTTGAGGAGGCTTTGCGATACAACTGTAACGGAATCGTCTTCGAAGATCTTGAGGGCATTCGAGAACGGTTACCAGCGGCCGACTGGCACTCGGAGTGGGCGTTCGACCGATTGTTCAACTACGTCGAGTACAAGGCTTCGTTCGAAGGTCTGTTCGTGGACACAGTGAATCCAAAGAACACATCGATCCGATGTGCAGAATGTGGATACATTCACGAAAGTAGCCGTCAGTCGAGGAGCGAATTCGAATGCGGAAACTGCGGAAATCGGAACCACGCAGATTACAATGCGGCCAAGAATATCGCAGAGACGTATCTCTGGCGTGAGCAACAGTCCTCACGACGGAGGGGCGTCAGTCAATACGCCCTGAAGTCCGGGACAATGAGACTGAACCGGGGTTTCATCCCGTACTCGGAGCAGTCAGAAGTCGAGTCCATGGACAAGTCTCGCTCTAATAGCGAATCCACAAGGATGAGCGACCACGGGAGAGACAGTTGA
- a CDS encoding 50S ribosomal protein L23 translates to MSLHDVIKHPHVTEKTMDKMDFQNKLQFIVDIDATKPEIAEAIETQFDVEIVNVTAMVTMDGNKKAEVTLSESDDAQEVASRIGVF, encoded by the coding sequence ATGAGCCTCCACGACGTCATCAAGCACCCGCACGTGACCGAGAAGACGATGGACAAGATGGACTTCCAGAACAAGCTCCAGTTCATCGTCGACATCGACGCGACCAAGCCCGAGATCGCCGAGGCGATCGAGACGCAGTTCGACGTCGAAATCGTCAACGTGACGGCGATGGTCACGATGGACGGCAACAAGAAGGCCGAGGTGACTCTCTCGGAGTCTGACGACGCCCAGGAAGTCGCCTCACGAATCGGGGTGTTCTAA
- a CDS encoding putative RNA uridine N3 methyltransferase: MTTSVLVPSSLTREAEDKREATRKLGYVARAATVFRADRLTIIPDPDGEGRLDGGFVETVLRYAATPPYLRKEVWGKRDELESVGVLPPLHVTPRTGSGSNDSGSLRQGLVTEVGSDGRVRVNCGMQHPISLGVPPSMEVAEGERVAVRIYSRRPVRAKLVDEPLPGYAVDRADLDEALSRADAGVRIASSRHGVEATTGRLGQLIETTQSRGDLTVAFGSPERGLPAIMGIDPDDVGPTEIEAVTGSESGGTRFDLWLNTIPDQGSDVVRTEEAMFATLACLSLTE, translated from the coding sequence ATGACGACCAGCGTGCTCGTGCCGTCGTCCCTCACCCGGGAAGCCGAGGACAAACGCGAGGCGACTCGCAAACTCGGTTACGTGGCCCGTGCGGCCACGGTCTTCCGGGCGGATCGCTTGACGATCATCCCCGACCCTGACGGCGAAGGGAGGTTGGACGGCGGGTTCGTCGAAACCGTCTTACGGTACGCCGCGACGCCGCCGTACCTTCGAAAGGAGGTGTGGGGCAAGCGGGACGAACTAGAGTCCGTCGGCGTCTTGCCGCCGCTCCACGTGACACCACGGACCGGCTCCGGATCGAACGATTCGGGGTCGTTGAGACAGGGACTCGTGACCGAGGTCGGATCTGATGGGCGCGTTCGGGTCAATTGCGGCATGCAACACCCGATCTCTCTCGGTGTGCCTCCTTCCATGGAGGTCGCCGAGGGGGAGCGCGTTGCCGTCAGGATCTATTCGCGAAGACCGGTCCGCGCGAAGCTCGTCGACGAACCCCTTCCGGGGTACGCCGTCGATCGGGCGGACCTGGACGAAGCGCTCTCGCGTGCCGACGCTGGCGTTCGGATCGCCTCCTCGCGACACGGTGTCGAAGCGACGACTGGCCGTCTCGGCCAGTTGATCGAGACGACACAGTCGCGTGGCGATCTGACCGTCGCGTTCGGTTCACCCGAGCGTGGGTTGCCCGCGATCATGGGGATCGACCCCGATGACGTCGGGCCGACTGAAATCGAAGCGGTCACCGGATCCGAATCGGGCGGCACCCGATTCGACCTCTGGCTGAACACGATCCCGGATCAAGGCAGCGACGTGGTGCGAACTGAAGAAGCGATGTTCGCAACGCTCGCCTGTCTCAGTCTCACGGAGTGA
- a CDS encoding DUF7835 family putative zinc beta-ribbon protein has protein sequence MATTDGTGAERSEHCPRCERETTHTVSLQLVTESDNPDNAAFSREPYRVSTCLACGEQTAVRMNNA, from the coding sequence ATGGCGACCACAGACGGCACAGGTGCGGAACGATCCGAGCACTGTCCACGCTGCGAGCGGGAGACGACCCATACTGTCTCCCTGCAGTTGGTCACAGAGAGTGACAACCCGGACAACGCAGCATTCTCGCGCGAGCCCTATCGCGTCAGTACGTGTCTGGCTTGCGGCGAGCAAACAGCTGTACGGATGAACAACGCCTGA
- a CDS encoding ribonuclease P protein component 1, translating to MTRTPETLARHELIGLDVRVVAASNPDLLDVDGEVVMETTNTLHVERADRAWPARDDVPRDGRAGNARATQVPKAGTTFTFTLEDGQRVRIEGERLVARPARRTEHTGDSTWR from the coding sequence ATGACACGCACGCCCGAGACGCTCGCGCGGCACGAACTGATCGGGCTCGACGTCCGCGTCGTCGCGGCGTCGAACCCCGACCTGCTGGACGTCGACGGCGAGGTCGTCATGGAGACGACCAACACGTTGCACGTCGAGCGAGCCGACCGGGCGTGGCCAGCGCGGGACGACGTCCCGCGGGACGGTCGCGCGGGCAATGCCCGCGCGACCCAGGTGCCGAAGGCCGGCACGACGTTCACGTTCACCCTGGAGGATGGACAGCGAGTCCGGATCGAGGGTGAACGGCTCGTCGCGCGACCGGCCCGACGCACAGAACACACAGGTGATTCCACATGGCGATAG
- a CDS encoding 50S ribosomal protein L3: MPQPSRPRKGSMGFGPRKRTASETPRFNSWPDDDGQPGVQGFAGYKAGMTHVVLINDEPNSPREGMETTVPVTVVETPQMRAVALRAYEDTPYGLRPLTEVWADEFHPELDRALDLPEGSSSGAEEQIEDALENGDLGDVRLITHTVPSELASVPKKEPDVMETRVGGGSLADRVEHGLDLVEDGGEHSMNDIFRAGEYADVAGVTKGKGTQGPVKRWGVQKRKGKHARQGWRRRIGNLGPWNPSRVRSTVPQQGQTGYHQRTELNKRLLDIGDDDVTPEGGFVNYGEVDGNYTLVKGSVPGPQQRLVRFRPAVRPADSPRLDPELRYVSAESNQG, from the coding sequence ATGCCACAACCAAGCAGACCACGCAAAGGCTCGATGGGCTTCGGCCCGCGTAAGCGGACGGCCAGCGAGACGCCGCGGTTCAACAGCTGGCCCGACGACGACGGACAGCCTGGCGTACAGGGTTTCGCCGGTTACAAAGCCGGGATGACACACGTCGTGCTCATCAACGACGAACCCAACTCGCCACGTGAGGGAATGGAGACGACCGTTCCCGTCACCGTCGTCGAGACGCCGCAGATGCGCGCTGTCGCGCTTCGAGCTTACGAAGACACGCCGTACGGACTGCGACCGCTGACGGAGGTCTGGGCCGACGAGTTCCACCCGGAACTCGACCGCGCTCTGGACCTGCCCGAGGGCAGTTCGTCCGGTGCAGAGGAACAGATCGAGGACGCGCTCGAAAACGGCGACCTGGGTGACGTGCGTCTCATCACGCACACCGTCCCCAGCGAACTCGCTAGCGTCCCCAAGAAAGAACCCGACGTGATGGAGACACGCGTCGGCGGCGGCTCGCTCGCAGATCGCGTCGAGCACGGGCTGGACCTCGTCGAAGACGGCGGGGAACACTCGATGAACGACATCTTCCGCGCGGGCGAGTACGCCGACGTCGCGGGCGTCACCAAGGGCAAAGGGACACAGGGTCCCGTCAAGCGCTGGGGCGTCCAGAAGCGGAAGGGCAAACACGCCCGCCAGGGATGGCGGCGCCGGATCGGCAACCTCGGTCCGTGGAACCCCTCCCGCGTCCGGTCGACCGTGCCCCAGCAGGGCCAGACCGGCTACCACCAGCGGACGGAGCTGAACAAGCGCCTGCTCGACATCGGCGACGACGACGTCACCCCCGAGGGTGGCTTCGTCAACTACGGCGAGGTCGACGGGAACTACACGCTGGTGAAAGGTTCGGTCCCCGGTCCCCAGCAGCGTCTTGTGCGCTTCCGACCGGCGGTCCGACCCGCCGACAGTCCGCGGCTCGATCCCGAGCTGCGCTACGTCTCCGCCGAATCCAATCAGGGGTGA
- a CDS encoding CNNM domain-containing protein, giving the protein MVTVPVLGLGVASIVVLVCCSAFFSSSESAIFTLPDEWIATQDSTADRRAATLQELQSDPHRLLVTILVGNNVVNMAIASITTALLVEVFPAGSAVTLSTVLASFVVLVFGEIVPKSYGLGHARQWSLRVARPIALVERVCYPLVVTFDFLTRRLNRLVGGDAGIEEQYLDE; this is encoded by the coding sequence ATGGTCACGGTTCCGGTTCTGGGACTCGGTGTTGCGAGTATCGTCGTCCTCGTCTGCTGTAGCGCGTTTTTCTCCAGCAGCGAGAGCGCAATCTTCACCCTCCCCGACGAATGGATCGCCACGCAGGATTCGACCGCCGATCGGCGGGCCGCTACCCTTCAGGAGTTGCAGAGCGACCCACACCGACTGCTGGTCACGATCCTCGTGGGCAACAACGTCGTCAATATGGCAATCGCCTCCATCACGACCGCCCTGCTGGTCGAGGTGTTCCCGGCAGGCAGTGCGGTCACCCTGTCGACCGTGCTCGCCAGCTTCGTCGTGCTCGTCTTCGGGGAGATCGTCCCGAAGTCCTACGGGCTCGGTCACGCCAGGCAGTGGTCACTGCGCGTCGCCAGACCGATCGCCCTCGTCGAGCGCGTCTGCTATCCGCTGGTCGTCACCTTCGATTTCCTCACTCGTCGACTGAACCGTCTCGTCGGGGGCGATGCTGGCATCGAAGAGCAGTATCTCGACGAGTGA
- a CDS encoding 30S ribosomal protein S17, with translation MAIGLNVPEPETTCDDENCPFHGTLSVRGQTLEGTVASTDMAKTVVVEREYDVKVPKYDRYMKRRSRVPAHASPCLDIEVGDTVMIAETRPLSKTKSHAVVSVASDDGGDD, from the coding sequence ATGGCGATAGGATTGAACGTACCGGAACCGGAGACGACCTGTGACGACGAGAACTGTCCGTTCCACGGCACACTCAGTGTGCGCGGACAGACCCTCGAAGGCACAGTCGCCTCCACCGACATGGCGAAGACCGTCGTCGTCGAACGCGAGTACGACGTCAAGGTACCCAAGTACGACCGCTACATGAAGCGGCGTTCGCGGGTCCCTGCGCACGCCTCGCCCTGCCTCGATATCGAGGTCGGCGACACGGTCATGATAGCAGAGACACGACCGCTCTCGAAGACCAAATCTCACGCAGTCGTTAGCGTGGCTTCCGACGACGGAGGTGACGACTGA
- the rplX gene encoding 50S ribosomal protein L24 has translation MSKQPSKERTNQRRAPLHEKQTQVRATLAEDLREEYGQRNVRVNEGDTVEVMRGDYAGDEGEVIAVDLRDSVVHVEDVTLETADGEEVPRPLEASNLRVTDLDLSDDRREERLESEEDSA, from the coding sequence ATGAGTAAGCAACCATCCAAAGAGCGCACGAACCAACGGCGCGCCCCCCTGCACGAGAAGCAGACACAGGTGCGGGCCACGCTTGCCGAGGATCTCCGCGAGGAGTACGGCCAGCGCAACGTCCGCGTCAACGAGGGCGACACCGTCGAGGTCATGCGCGGCGACTACGCCGGCGACGAAGGCGAAGTCATCGCGGTCGACCTCCGGGACAGCGTCGTCCACGTCGAGGACGTCACGCTCGAGACGGCCGACGGCGAAGAAGTGCCCCGGCCGCTGGAGGCGAGCAACCTCCGCGTGACAGACCTCGACCTCTCGGACGACCGCCGTGAGGAGCGCCTCGAATCAGAGGAGGATAGTGCATGA
- a CDS encoding 50S ribosomal protein L22 translates to MGISYSVDADPDTTAKAMLRERQMSHKHSKAIAREIKGKTAGEAVTYLEAVVEGDQPVPFRQHNSGVGHRKNIDGWDAGRFPNKASKAFLDLLENAIGNADHQGFDGESMEIMHVAAHKVGETQGRQPRAMGRASPFNSMEVDVELILEEVEE, encoded by the coding sequence ATGGGAATCAGCTACTCAGTCGACGCGGACCCGGACACCACGGCGAAAGCGATGCTTCGGGAGCGTCAGATGAGCCACAAGCACAGCAAGGCCATCGCCCGCGAGATCAAGGGCAAAACTGCCGGTGAGGCAGTCACGTACCTCGAAGCTGTCGTCGAAGGTGACCAGCCGGTCCCCTTCCGCCAGCACAACTCGGGCGTCGGCCACCGCAAGAACATCGACGGCTGGGACGCCGGTCGCTTCCCCAACAAGGCTTCGAAGGCCTTCCTGGATCTGCTGGAGAACGCCATCGGAAACGCCGATCACCAGGGCTTCGACGGCGAGAGCATGGAAATCATGCACGTCGCCGCCCACAAGGTCGGCGAGACCCAGGGCCGCCAGCCCCGCGCGATGGGGCGGGCCTCCCCGTTCAACAGCATGGAAGTCGACGTCGAACTCATCCTCGAGGAGGTCGAAGAATAA
- the rpl4p gene encoding 50S ribosomal protein L4: MQATVHNLDGDAGEEVDLPEVFETAYRPDLISRAVLAAQANRKQDYGSDDYAGLRTPAESFGSGRGQAHVPRQDGTAKRVPQAVSGRRAHPPKEQKDQGLALNDKERQLAIRSAIAATADADLVSERGHDFDEDVDVPLVVSDDFEDLVKTQEVVDVLDDLGVAADIERADDTKIKAGQGSARGRKYRRPKSILFVTSEEPSKAARNLAGADVATAAEVNAEDLAPGGDAGRLTIWTESAVAEVADR, encoded by the coding sequence ATGCAGGCTACAGTACACAACCTGGACGGCGACGCAGGCGAGGAGGTAGACCTCCCCGAGGTCTTCGAGACGGCCTACCGGCCGGATCTGATCTCCCGCGCCGTGCTCGCCGCACAGGCAAACCGGAAGCAGGACTACGGCAGCGACGACTACGCCGGCCTGCGGACGCCCGCCGAATCGTTCGGTAGCGGCCGCGGTCAGGCACACGTCCCGCGCCAGGATGGTACCGCAAAGCGGGTCCCCCAGGCCGTCAGTGGCCGCCGGGCCCACCCGCCGAAAGAACAGAAAGACCAGGGTCTGGCCCTCAACGACAAGGAACGACAGCTGGCGATCCGCTCGGCCATCGCGGCCACCGCGGACGCCGACCTCGTCTCCGAGCGTGGCCACGACTTCGACGAGGACGTCGACGTCCCGCTCGTCGTGAGCGACGACTTCGAAGACCTCGTCAAGACCCAGGAAGTCGTCGACGTGCTCGACGACCTCGGCGTCGCCGCCGACATCGAGCGCGCGGACGACACCAAGATCAAGGCCGGCCAGGGCTCGGCTCGTGGGCGGAAGTACCGCCGACCGAAGTCGATCCTGTTCGTCACCAGCGAGGAGCCCTCGAAAGCGGCTCGGAATCTCGCCGGCGCCGACGTCGCGACCGCCGCAGAGGTCAACGCAGAAGATCTCGCGCCGGGTGGCGACGCCGGTCGACTGACGATCTGGACCGAAAGCGCCGTCGCGGAGGTGGCCGACCGATGA
- the rpmC gene encoding 50S ribosomal protein L29 produces MSILHVEEIRDMTPAERQNELEDLETELLNARAVKAAGGAPDNPGRIGELRRTIARIKTIQNEEGDLDEAEDQ; encoded by the coding sequence ATGAGCATCCTGCACGTCGAAGAGATCCGTGACATGACGCCTGCCGAACGGCAGAACGAACTCGAGGATCTCGAGACCGAGCTGCTGAACGCTCGCGCCGTCAAGGCCGCGGGTGGTGCACCGGACAACCCCGGCCGTATCGGGGAGCTTCGGCGGACCATTGCTCGGATCAAGACGATCCAGAACGAAGAGGGCGACCTCGACGAAGCGGAGGACCAGTAA
- a CDS encoding 50S ribosomal protein L14 has translation MEALKADVTQGLEKGSLINCADNTGARELKVISIMNYQGTKNRHPKAGLGDKITVSVTKGTPEMRRQVLEAVIVRQRKPIRRPDGTRVKYEDNAAVIVDENEDPRGTEIKGPIAREVAERFGSIASTATMIV, from the coding sequence ATGGAAGCGCTCAAAGCAGACGTGACCCAGGGCCTCGAGAAGGGCTCGCTGATCAACTGCGCCGACAACACTGGCGCACGCGAACTCAAAGTGATCAGCATCATGAACTACCAGGGCACCAAGAACCGCCACCCGAAGGCGGGGCTCGGTGACAAGATCACCGTCTCGGTCACCAAGGGGACGCCCGAAATGCGTCGCCAGGTGCTCGAAGCGGTGATCGTCCGACAGCGCAAGCCCATCCGTCGTCCCGACGGCACGCGCGTCAAATACGAAGACAACGCGGCCGTCATCGTCGACGAGAACGAGGATCCGCGCGGGACCGAGATCAAGGGTCCCATCGCGCGGGAGGTCGCAGAGCGGTTCGGCAGTATCGCGTCCACAGCGACGATGATCGTATAG
- a CDS encoding 30S ribosomal protein S4e — MTKHQKRLSVPNSWPVERKTQTFTVKADAGPHGEKGVPLLIVLRDVLGYVDNRKEARYALNQDQVLINGKPESDESRPVGMFDILAFVEREEYYRVFPGEGGRLALTAIDEDAAESKLGKIVGKQQVPGGDVQLTLHDGHTLLVEDASEYSGGDSIVIANEDDEIVAHFEYEEGALVTAVDGQHAGEIGEIEEIQVTASSSANNVLVSQETGDGFETIADYVVVIDENFTSDDEDEEAAPDADAGAETPDEADDESADDGGDDE; from the coding sequence ATGACGAAACATCAGAAGCGACTCTCGGTACCGAACAGCTGGCCCGTCGAGCGCAAGACCCAGACGTTCACCGTGAAGGCCGACGCCGGCCCGCACGGTGAGAAGGGTGTGCCCCTGCTGATCGTCCTTCGGGACGTGCTGGGGTACGTCGACAACCGCAAGGAAGCACGCTACGCGCTGAATCAGGATCAGGTCCTGATCAACGGCAAGCCCGAAAGCGACGAATCGCGCCCGGTCGGGATGTTCGACATCCTGGCGTTCGTCGAGCGTGAGGAGTACTACCGCGTGTTCCCCGGTGAGGGCGGTCGGCTCGCGCTGACGGCAATCGACGAGGACGCAGCGGAGTCCAAACTCGGAAAGATCGTGGGCAAGCAGCAGGTGCCCGGCGGCGACGTCCAGCTGACGTTGCACGACGGCCACACGCTGCTGGTCGAGGACGCCAGCGAGTACAGCGGGGGCGACTCGATCGTCATCGCCAACGAGGACGACGAGATCGTCGCCCACTTCGAGTACGAAGAGGGCGCGCTCGTCACGGCCGTCGACGGCCAGCACGCCGGCGAGATCGGTGAGATCGAGGAGATCCAGGTCACCGCCAGCTCCTCGGCGAACAACGTGCTCGTCTCCCAGGAGACCGGCGACGGCTTCGAGACGATCGCGGACTACGTGGTCGTCATCGACGAGAACTTCACGAGCGACGACGAGGACGAGGAGGCCGCACCCGACGCTGACGCCGGTGCGGAGACGCCCGACGAAGCCGACGACGAGTCGGCCGACGACGGAGGTGACGACGAATGA
- a CDS encoding 30S ribosomal protein S3: MADEQQFIEDGLQRTQIDEFFADELGRAGYGGMDVAKTPMGTQIVLKAEKPGMVIGKGGKNIRKLTTTLEERFDLDDPQVDVQEVEEPDLNAQIVADRLANALERGWYFRKAGHTTIDRIMEAGAKGAEIVLSGKVTGARSRVEKFNRGYIKHNGEPAEDIVDHGQGVAVMKLGTIGVNVKIIPPDAVLPDDFEIYDDVDVSDYVVESDGESVEELLEGEPEGEETTEVTESEAAEEAPDIEEEVVEEAAEEFDEVDVPDDDGVEDELEELDEAVDEELDEETEAEAEELLDEMDDEADASEDTNDEAADEEGDDE, from the coding sequence ATGGCAGACGAACAACAATTTATCGAAGACGGCCTCCAACGGACTCAGATCGACGAATTCTTCGCCGACGAACTGGGCCGTGCGGGCTACGGCGGCATGGACGTCGCCAAGACTCCGATGGGGACCCAGATAGTCCTCAAGGCAGAGAAGCCCGGAATGGTCATCGGTAAGGGCGGGAAGAACATCCGCAAGCTCACGACTACGCTCGAAGAACGCTTCGACCTGGACGACCCGCAAGTGGACGTTCAGGAAGTCGAGGAGCCGGATCTGAACGCCCAGATCGTCGCGGACCGACTGGCCAACGCTCTCGAGCGCGGCTGGTACTTCCGCAAGGCCGGTCACACCACGATCGACCGGATCATGGAAGCCGGCGCGAAGGGCGCCGAGATCGTCCTCTCCGGAAAAGTCACGGGCGCGCGCTCCCGCGTGGAGAAGTTCAACCGTGGCTACATCAAGCACAACGGTGAACCCGCCGAGGACATCGTCGACCACGGCCAGGGCGTCGCGGTCATGAAGCTTGGGACGATCGGCGTCAACGTCAAGATCATCCCACCGGATGCGGTGCTGCCGGACGACTTCGAAATCTACGACGACGTCGACGTTTCGGACTACGTCGTCGAGAGCGACGGCGAGTCTGTCGAGGAACTCCTCGAGGGCGAACCCGAAGGCGAGGAGACCACCGAAGTCACCGAGTCCGAGGCAGCCGAAGAAGCGCCCGACATCGAAGAGGAAGTCGTCGAAGAAGCCGCCGAAGAGTTCGACGAGGTCGACGTCCCCGACGACGATGGCGTCGAAGACGAACTCGAAGAACTCGACGAAGCCGTCGACGAGGAACTCGACGAGGAGACCGAGGCCGAAGCCGAGGAGCTCCTCGACGAAATGGACGACGAGGCGGACGCCTCCGAGGACACGAACGACGAAGCAGCCGACGAGGAGGGTGACGACGAATGA
- a CDS encoding 30S ribosomal protein S19, which translates to MSSEYQIGHEGEFTYRGYTLDELQDMELEEVAELLPARVRRSITRGLSYEKEQLLEDARDAEEEETANDPIRTHLRDMPILPAFVGLTFAVHNGESFERVKVEPEMLGHYLGEFQLTRTSVEHGQAGIGATRSSKFVPLK; encoded by the coding sequence ATGAGTTCGGAATACCAGATCGGCCACGAAGGTGAGTTCACCTACCGTGGCTACACGCTCGACGAGCTGCAGGACATGGAGCTCGAGGAAGTCGCGGAACTGCTCCCCGCACGCGTGCGGCGAAGTATCACACGAGGCCTGTCCTACGAGAAAGAACAGCTGCTCGAGGACGCTCGCGACGCCGAGGAAGAGGAGACGGCCAACGACCCGATCCGAACCCACCTGCGGGATATGCCGATCCTGCCGGCGTTCGTCGGGCTGACCTTCGCCGTCCACAACGGCGAGAGCTTCGAGCGCGTGAAGGTCGAACCGGAGATGCTCGGGCACTACCTGGGCGAGTTCCAGCTCACACGAACGTCGGTCGAACACGGACAGGCCGGCATCGGGGCGACCCGATCCTCGAAGTTCGTACCGCTCAAGTAA
- a CDS encoding 50S ribosomal protein L2: MGRRIRGQRRGRGTPTFRAPSHRYKADLQHRKVEDGDVIAGTVVDIEHDPARSAPIAAVEFDDGDQRLVLAPEGIGVGDEIQVGVSAEIAPGNTLPLAEIPEGVPVCNIEANQGDGGKFARASGVNGQLISHDRNVAIVKLPSGEFKRLDPQCRATIGVVAGGGRTEKPLVKAGKKHHKAKARGLVWPRVRGVAMNAVDHPFGGGGRQHPGKPKSISRNAPPGRKVGDISSRRTGRGGDK, translated from the coding sequence ATGGGACGACGAATTCGCGGACAGCGACGTGGTCGCGGCACACCGACGTTCCGTGCCCCCTCGCACCGCTACAAGGCCGATCTGCAGCATCGCAAGGTCGAAGACGGCGACGTCATCGCCGGCACGGTCGTCGACATCGAACACGACCCGGCGCGGTCGGCACCGATCGCGGCCGTCGAGTTCGACGACGGCGACCAGCGACTCGTGCTCGCCCCCGAGGGTATCGGGGTCGGCGACGAGATCCAGGTCGGCGTCAGCGCCGAGATCGCGCCCGGGAACACGCTCCCACTCGCGGAGATCCCCGAGGGCGTTCCGGTCTGTAACATCGAGGCCAACCAGGGCGACGGCGGCAAGTTCGCCCGGGCCTCGGGTGTCAACGGCCAGCTGATCAGTCACGATCGCAACGTCGCGATCGTCAAGCTCCCCAGCGGGGAGTTCAAGCGTCTGGACCCGCAGTGTCGGGCCACGATCGGCGTGGTCGCTGGCGGTGGCCGGACGGAGAAACCGCTGGTCAAAGCCGGGAAGAAACACCACAAGGCGAAAGCGCGCGGCCTCGTCTGGCCGCGGGTCCGTGGTGTGGCGATGAACGCCGTCGACCACCCCTTCGGTGGCGGTGGCCGACAGCACCCCGGCAAGCCCAAATCGATCTCCCGGAACGCCCCGCCGGGACGGAAAGTCGGGGACATCTCCTCGCGGCGTACCGGCCGCGGTGGTGACAAATGA